Part of the Planctomycetia bacterium genome is shown below.
TGGGTGGCTGTCGGCTGGCGGAAGAAGGATCCGTCCGCGCCGGCCGGCCGTCCCGCCCCGGCGGGCGGCATCGTGGCCACGTCGTTCGACGCCCTGCTCGGCATGATCGTGGCGGTCGAGCCGTGACCCGGGCCGAACTCGTGCAGGCGATCGATGTGGCGCTCGCCGGCCGCTGGGACGACGCGCATACGATCGTGCAGCGGGACGAGGCGGACGAACACGCGGCCTTGGTTCACGGCCTCCTGCACGAGATCGAGGGGGATCGCGCCAACGCGGCCTATTGGTACCGGCGGGCGGGCCGCAGCCCCTCCGGTGACGATCCGCGGGCGGAGCTCGAGCGGCTGCGCGAGTCGCTCGCCGACTGATGCGGCTCGCGCTTGAAGCCCATACGGTTGGCTGGTCGGGGTTGCCCACGCCCCGTCGCCGGTCGGAGACATCCTCGTCGCCTGGGGACTGTGCCGATATGGCCTCGTGCGACTCGAACCCCGTCAGCGGTCGAGGGCGGGGTGGCCCGCGACCGGCTCGAAGGGGCGGACCCAGATCGAGCGGAAGTCGATCGGGTTGCCGTGATCCTGGAGCTCCAGCGGCAGAGCATCGGCATGCGGCGCGTAGGCCGGCGGCCCGTCCCAGAGCGTGCTGCCGAGGAGCGTCGTGTCGGAGTGGATCGCCACGCCGTTGTGCAGCACGCTGACCCGGCCGGGGGAGTCGAGCGTGCCATCGGCCCCAAACCGCGGCCGTGTGAACAGGATGTCGTAGGTCTGCCACTCGCCGGGGCGTCGGCAGGCGTTCACGGCCGGGGGCCGCTGCTTGTAGATGGCGCCGCACTGGCCGTCCGGGTAGGTGAGCGGTCCGTCGGTGCCGTCCTCGAACGAGTCGAGAAGCTGGACTTCGTACTTCGTCATCAGGTAGACGCCCGAGTTGGAGCGGGCCTGACCCTTGGCATTGGGGGCCGGCGGCGGCATGCGAAACTCGACGTGCAGCTGGCAGTCGCCGAACGCCTGCTTCGAGCGGATCACGCCCTTGCCGATCGTGGCGATGCCGTCAGCTATGCGCCAGTTCTCCGCGCCGTCCCAGGCGCCGAGGCTCTTGCCGTCGAAGAGCACGACCGCGTCGGGCGGCACCGGGGCCGGCGCCGCCGGGGCGGGACCGGGATCGACGACCCGCGGCCGGGGCCATTCGATCGCCGACACCCATTCCCGGCTGGGCATCTTGCGGCCGGCGAGGTACAGCCGCCGGGAGCGGAGCGACGTCGTGATCCGCCGGCTCCGCTCTTCTGCCTCGGCGAGGGGCAGTCCGGCGGGCAGGTCCGGCCGCGTGCTGCCGGTCGCAGCAAGATAGGCGTCACGGAGCAGGTGCAGGCGGCTGGTCACCTCGGGCAAAAAGGCCGCCACGGCGACGGGGGTGTCCGCGGCCGCCATCCCCGCATCGCCCAGCCCGGCGGCCACAGCACGAAACATCGCCCAGTGGCCGGCATCGTCGGGATGGATGCCGTCGGGGGCGAAGCGGGCAGCCGGGTTGGCTGTTCGGCGTTCGGCCAGCAGTCTGTTCACTGGCCCGTGAACGTCGATCACCAGCCAGCCGTCGGCCCGCTTCGAGACGAGCCAGTCGGAGTAGGCCGTGAGCACGGCGTCATAGTCGTGGTCGGCCGCCTGCTTCGTGGCGCTGGGCTTCTCGTATGGCGGGGGCGTGAGGTGGATGATCCGGGCCTGCGCCTTTTCCACGGCGGCGTGCAGCCGCTCGATGCCCGCCTTGAACTTCGCGAATCGGTCCGCGTCGAGCGGCTGGTAGATGCCGCAGTTCATGCCGTAGCAGGCGAGCACAAGGTCGGGCCGGGTGACCTGCAGCACCCGCTCGAGCCGCTCGGCGAGGTCGGGGCGGGGAAACCTCCCGCCGGCATGCCCCGCCTCGGAAAGCCCCGACACGGTCTCGCTCGACAGTCCGAGGTCGAGCACCTCGGCCGCGGTCCCCTGTCGCTCCATCCAGGAGACGAGGTGCGCGAGCCAGCGGCCGTCGTGGGTGATCGAGTCGCCGAGGACGACGATGCGGCGGGCGTCGAGGAGGACGCGCGGGGACACGTCCGCGGGCCGGGGTGTGTCGGCGGCCGCCGGCCGGGGTACCGTGAGGAGCAGGGCCGTGACGAGGGGCAGGAAACAGCGGCTTCCGGTCATGGCAGATTTATCCGAGGGCAGATTCATCCGGGATTCATTTGGTGGTCGGCGTGGCACCCGCGCGGATCGCGAACAGGTGGCTCTTGTTGGCGATGTACAGCGTGTCACCGACGGCGATCGGCGTCGAATACACGCTGTTGCCCATGTTGATCTCGGCGATCAGCTCCTTCTCGCGGCCGAGCGTGAAGATGCAGATGTCGCCGTCCTCGTCTCCGATGTAGACCTTGCCGTCAGCGATGAGGGGCGACCCCCAACTGGCGGCGAGCATGTCGTGCGTCCAGACCGGCTTGCCGGTCTGGACGTCGAGGCAATGGAACAGGCCGCTGAAGTCGGCGACGTACAGGAGCCCGTCCTTGATCGTCACGGTGCCGCAGGTGCGGTGCATGGTCTCCTCGAACTCGAGCTTGCCGTCGCCGTTGGCGTCGAAGCCGGGATAGTGCCAGACCGCGGCCGAGGCCGGATTGGGGCGGGCGACCTCCCCGTCGGCCTTGATCACCGCCTGCTCGCGCCGGCGCGGCAGGGGCTTGTCGGGAGCCGCGAGGCTCACGGCGATCTCGCTGGAGACGTCGCCGCGCTTCGTGGGATCGATGCACCATAGGTGCCCCACACCCTCGCCGTGCTCCGGATCCTCTCCCACCGCCACGTAGACGAGGCCGTCGTGGACCACCGGTGTGCCGATGATGTGGTTGCGGTCGGCCCGGCCGCCGAGCGTGTACTTCGACTCCTTGGGGTTGCAGTCGAACTCCCAGAGGAGCTTCGCCTTGCCGTCGGCGCCGCGGGCGTCGAAGCTGTAAATCCAGCCGTCGCCGCCGCCGAAGATCACCTGCGGCACGCCCCCCATTTCGGCGTAGGCCGGGCTCGACCACTGGCCATGGAGGACGTTTGCCCCCGGCGAGTTGTCGGCCCAGAGCAGCGTGCCGTCGCGCTTGTCGAGGCAGATGAAACTCGGCGCCTGGGCGTTGGGGAGGTTGATGTGTCCCTCGTCGACGCCGTTGCTGGTGTTGACGAACAGCAAGTTGCCGGCGCTCGTGACGCTGCAGGAGCACATGTTGTGCTGCGAGACGCCGAGCGTCTTCATCATGTCGAGCGCCCAGACCACGTCGGCCTCATCCTTCTCCTGCACCTTCTCGGCCGTGAACGGCCCGTCGTTCTCCCCGTCGCGGAAGCCCTCGGTGTCGAGGCACTTCACCTCGCCCCGGCTGGTGACGTACCAGAGCCGGTCTCCCTCGACGAGCGGCGCGCAGCAGATGCCCTGCAGCGGCCAGTCGTGGACGCGGCCGGTCGGCAGCTTCTCGCTCGAGTCCTGCCAGAGGAACGAGCCATCGCGGGTGTCGAAGGCCAGCAGGCAACCGAGGTCGATCGCCGGCGGATACCGCTTCAGCCAGCCCTTGCCGTTGTTCGAGCCGACGTACGCCCGGCCGCCGGCCACGACCGGGTTGCCGTAGGTCTGGCTGCCGAGGGCCGCCACCCAGGCGACGTTCTTGCTCGTCTCCGGTTTCCAGACGCCGCTGTCGGGATCGAAGTCGCCCGGCGCCCAGTCGGTCGGCAGGTTCTTCGCGTCCGGCGTGTTGTTGCGCTGCGCCGAGCCGCCCCACTGGTTCCAGTCGGCAGCGCCGGCTGCGGCGGCCAGTGCGACGGCGATCGCGACGGCGGCAGCCATCCTCGATCGCAGGGCGAGGGCTGCGGCGGCGGGGGAACGGCTGGCCGGCATCACGGCGGGACACGAGTTCATTTCACGGCCTCCACGCTCACGTTGTCGATGAAAATCTCGGAGTCTTTCGAATTGCCGAAGAAGCCCGGGCTTCCCTGGAGGTTTCCCTGCTCGTGGGTGGCCTCGATCGTCCAACCAGCCGGCTCCGGCGTGCCGCGCGGCCAGACCTTTCCGCGCAGCAGGGCGGATCCGTCCTGCGTCCGTGCCTCGAAGCGGATGGTGTACCAGCGGCCCGCCTCCCAGGCGAAGGGGATCGTCTTCGAGAAATGGGTCGCCACCTGCGGTGGCCAGGACCGGACCTGCAGCTGCTGCGCGGCGCCCATCAGGTCGAGCGTGTACCGCTGGGCGATGAGGCCCATGTCGGGCATGCGGGCCTTTTCCAGCGCCGCCGGCGTGCCGAAGGCCTTCGCGAAGGCATCGGCGTCGCTCGTCGTGGCCGGGCCGGCCGACGCCGGGGAGCCCGGCTTGCCCACGCCCGTCTCCTGGGCGCGGAAGTCGGCCTGGATCGCATAGTCGTGCAGGTCGATCGGCCCGATCCAGCCCTGGCTCCGGGTGCCCTTGGGGATCGTCGTGATCTTGACGAGGCACTTCGAACCCTCGGCCTCACGGACGACATGCCGATACCGCATGCCGATCCAGGGCAGCGGTGGCTCTCCCTTCACGACACCCGTCTTCGGGTCGGCGGCGAGGGGAGTGTCCTCGAAGTCGAACGTCCAGGGCAGGGGAGGCATGGAACGAATCCGGGCCCGCCCCTCGAGGCCGCCGACCTTCGCGGTCACGACCGCCGCGGCATGAGCGGAGGTGGGGGCCGTGTAGGTGCCATCGGCCGCGACCGTGCCGGCCGTGGCCGAAAACTCCGCGGGAGATTCCTTGACGAACCGGCCGGCGGCGTCGTAGAGGCGGACCGTGAGCGGGAGCGTCGCCCCGCCGGCGATCTGCGCTTCGGCCGGCACGACCTGCAACCAGGCCGGCTCGCCCGCCGGACCCTTGGTCGCTTCGGCGACCTGGGAGGCCGCCGGCGGCTCCGATTCACCCTGGGCCGCAGCCGCGGCCGCATCGCCGAGGCAATACAGCCGAGAACCGGTCGTCAGGTAGATCCGCCCCTCCCAGGCGATCGGCGACGCCGTGACCTCGTCCTCCTCGACAAGCCGCATCCGGTTGACGAACTTCAGCCCGTCAGGCGTCGGTTCGAGCACGTGCCAGCCGCTCGTCGAGCAGACGTAGAGTTTGCCCTCGGCCACGAGCGGGCTGCCGCGAACGATCGTCCCGAGGAGCTTCACCGGCTTGCCGATGGGAGCACCGGTCGCCTTGTCAAAGATGAAGATCTTGGCGCCGTCGTCCACGAAATACACCCGGTCGCCGAGCACCACCGGCATCGACCGGCCGTCCATCACCCCCTTCTTCTGCCAGAGGACGCTGGTGGCGGTGATGTCGCCCACGCCGATCGGCTTGAAGGCCGTCGCCGAGCCCATCGAGGTGTTGTCGAGATTCTCCTCGGCCTGCGACATGTAGACCGTGTCGCCGGCCACGAGCGGCGCGACGTTGAGCCCGCGGCGCGAGAGCTTGAAGTTCCAGACGGCCTTGCCCGTCCGTGGCTGGAAGTTCCAGACGCTGCCGTCGCTCGATCCGAACACCAGCGCCGCCTGGCCGCCGAGGTTCGCGAGCGCAGGCGTGCTGTAGGTCGTGTCCTCGGGCAATTCCTTCGTGCCGTTCATCCAGCGGACCGCGCCGGTCGCGGCGTCGAGACCGAGGAAGCGGTGGGCCGGCCGGGCGGTGTCACCCCAGCCGGTGACGACGGCGCTG
Proteins encoded:
- a CDS encoding serine/threonine protein kinase, whose amino-acid sequence is MNGAARMRCDSLVLTGTCLLALVSAAAGSANEWPDWRGPGQDRQYASRGLPTAFDPGKNTNVLWKSDAAGGISTPVIMGGKLYTLVRHKPGTKEEAEKVLCLDARTGQQLWENVFNVYLSDVPAERVGWSAVSADPRTNTVFAHGVCGVFTAIDAATGRTKWQRSLHEEFGFLSTYGGRTNIPVVFDDLVIASAVVTGWGDTARPAHRFLGLDAATGAVRWMNGTKELPEDTTYSTPALANLGGQAALVFGSSDGSVWNFQPRTGKAVWNFKLSRRGLNVAPLVAGDTVYMSQAEENLDNTSMGSATAFKPIGVGDITATSVLWQKKGVMDGRSMPVVLGDRVYFVDDGAKIFIFDKATGAPIGKPVKLLGTIVRGSPLVAEGKLYVCSTSGWHVLEPTPDGLKFVNRMRLVEEDEVTASPIAWEGRIYLTTGSRLYCLGDAAAAAAQGESEPPAASQVAEATKGPAGEPAWLQVVPAEAQIAGGATLPLTVRLYDAAGRFVKESPAEFSATAGTVAADGTYTAPTSAHAAAVVTAKVGGLEGRARIRSMPPLPWTFDFEDTPLAADPKTGVVKGEPPLPWIGMRYRHVVREAEGSKCLVKITTIPKGTRSQGWIGPIDLHDYAIQADFRAQETGVGKPGSPASAGPATTSDADAFAKAFGTPAALEKARMPDMGLIAQRYTLDLMGAAQQLQVRSWPPQVATHFSKTIPFAWEAGRWYTIRFEARTQDGSALLRGKVWPRGTPEPAGWTIEATHEQGNLQGSPGFFGNSKDSEIFIDNVSVEAVK